The proteins below are encoded in one region of Dioscorea cayenensis subsp. rotundata cultivar TDr96_F1 chromosome 18, TDr96_F1_v2_PseudoChromosome.rev07_lg8_w22 25.fasta, whole genome shotgun sequence:
- the LOC120282940 gene encoding uncharacterized protein LOC120282940 — translation MAACPATTRGSSPVTMTTLPRFQISPHCFYLLLISCIFLGSIPGTLSTKTVRLRSIEIFDTHEWLASSATVYFHCNGENKTILPDVKENHFLYTFKGEESWQPLTELDNKKCKRCGLYEMDSIKSDDIFDEWELCPDEFINGEYVHIKDMEFIATFICNECKPVVNSTQAVANRRDEEKKMNVTMVVIISALVSIAATAITVTAYKYWQKRKREQDQARFLKLFDEGDDIEDELSL, via the exons ATGGCCGCCTGTCCCGCCACCACCCGCGGCTCATCTCCGGTTACCATGACAACCCTCCCTCGGTTTCAGATCTCTCCCCATTGCTTCTACCTTCTTCTCATATCTTGCATCTTCCTTGGTTCCATTCCAG GTACTCTTTCAACAAAAACTGTTAGACTTAGATCAATTGAGATTTTCGACACTCACGAGTGGCTGGCTTCTAGCGCGACGGTTTATTTCCATTGTAACGGAGAAAACAAAACCATTCTGCCAGACGTTAAGGAGAATCACTTCTTGTACACTTTCAAAGGCGAAGAGTCTTGGCAG CCACTAACAGAGTTAGACAACAAGAAATGCAAGCGATGTGGTCTGTATGAAATGGACAGTATCAAATCCGATGATATATTCGATGAATGGGAACTCTGCCCTGATGAATTCATCAATGGAGAATATGTGCACATTAAGGACATGGAATTCATTGCCACATTCATCTGCAATGAGTGTAAACCTGTAGTTA ATTCAACTCAAGCTGTTGCAAATAGGagagatgaagagaagaaaatgaaTGTGACAATGGTGGTCATAATTAGTGCCTTAGTCTCCATTGCTGCAACTGCTATAACTGTCACTGCTTATAAATATTGGCAGAAGAGAAAGAGGGAACAAGATCAAGCACGGTTTTTAAAGCTTTTCGACGAAGGTGATGACATTGAGGATGAGCTCAGTCTATGA
- the LOC120281708 gene encoding histone H4: MSGRGKGGKGLGKGGAKRHRKVLRDNIQGITKPAIRRLARRGGVKRISGLIYEETRGVLKIFLENVIRDAVTYTEHARRKTVTAMDVVYALKRQGRTLYGFGG, encoded by the coding sequence ATGTCTGGACGCGGGAAGGGAGGCAAAGGGCTCGGAAAGGGAGGAGCCAAGCGTCATCGCAAGGTCCTTCGAGATAACATCCAAGGAATCACGAAGCCAGCGATTCGCCGTCTCGCCCGCCGAGGTGGTGTGAAGCGAATCAGTGGTCTGATCTACGAGGAGACGCGCGGTGTGCTCAAGATATTTCTTGAGAATGTCATCCGTGATGCGGTGACATACACGGAGCATGCGAGGAGGAAGACCGTAACGGCCATGGACGTCGTTTACGCTCTGAAACGTCAGGGACGCACTCTCTACGGCTTCGGCGGCTAA
- the LOC120282444 gene encoding protein CANDIDATE G-PROTEIN COUPLED RECEPTOR 7-like, whose amino-acid sequence MERSRSPSLLLLLLLSLISSSMAEIKNLKITADSRPMILLEEFGFTPHGSVIIDISDATFASNLATPDPNVLGFFLLSEENLIQALYESQSQQRSEAPGCVLSSSFVRPLFTFHELSNGRYNNSFPISRPDQYSLFFANCAPETLVTMSVHTEMYNTRTDGTRDYLSVGQAPVPSLYFVFALVYIVFLAAWSHLVFFKNRLSAHRIHFLMAGLLLTKVLNLLFAAEDQHYIRSTGSPHGWDILFYLFQFLKGVLLFTVIVLIGTGWSFLKPFLQDREKKVLMILIPLQVIANIASTVIGETGPFIRDWVTWNQVFLLIDIVCCCAILFPIIWSIRSLRETSKTDGKAARNLSKLTLFRQFYIIVVGYLYFTRIVVFALKTITAYKYRWVSVAAEETASLAFYAVMFFMFRPVERNQYFVLDEDEEEAAQAALREEEFEL is encoded by the coding sequence ATGGAGAGATCTCGATCTCCATCGCtgctccttctccttcttctttccttgatCTCGTCGTCCATGGCGGAGATCAAGAATTTGAAGATCACTGCTGACTCACGGCCGATGATTCTCTTGGAGGAGTTCGGCTTCACGCCCCACGGCTCGGTCATAATCGACATCTCCGACGCCACCTTCGCATCCAACCTTGCGACGCCTGACCCCAACGTCCTCGGTTTCTTCCTTCTCTCCGAGGAAAACCTCATCCAAGCCCTCTACGAATCCCAATCTCAGCAACGATCCGAGGCTCCGGGCTGCGTCCTCTCCAGCTCCTTTGTCCGTCCTCTGTTCACCTTCCACGAGCTCTCCAATGGCCGCTATAACAACTCCTTCCCCATCTCCCGCCCCGATCAGTACAGCCTCTTCTTCGCCAACTGTGCGCCGGAAACCCTAGTCACCATGTCTGTCCACACCGAGATGTACAACACCCGGACGGATGGCACTCGTGACTACCTCTCCGTCGGCCAGGCCCCCGTCCCTTCTCTCTATTTCGTCTTCGCTCTCGTCTACATCGTTTTCCTCGCTGCTTGGTCTCATCTCGTTTTCTTCAAGAACCGCCTCTCCGCCCACCGGATCCACTTTCTCATGGCCGGCCTTCTCCTCACCAAGGTCCTCAACCTCTTGTTCGCTGCCGAGGATCAGCACTACATCCGCTCCACTGGCAGCCCCCATGGCTGGGACATCCTTTTCTATCTTTTCCAGTTCTTAAAGGGTGTCCTCCTTTTCACGGTCATCGTCCTCATCGGCACCGGATGGTCATTCCTCAAGCCATTCCTTCAGGACCGGGAGAAGAAGGTGCTCATGATCTTAATTCCCCTCCAGGTCATCGCCAATATTGCCTCCACTGTTATCGGGGAGACAGGGCCGTTCATCCGCGATTGGGTCACATGGAACCAAGTCTTCCTTCTCATCGACATCGTCTGCTGCTGCGCCATCCTCTTCCCCATCATTTGGTCGATCAGATCTCTTCGGGAAACGTCAAAAACAGATGGGAAGGCCGCGAGGAACCTCTCAAAGCTTACTCTTTTTAGGCAATTCTATATCATTGTGGTTGGGTATTTGTATTTCACGAGGATTGTTGTGTTTGCACTGAAGACTATCACAGCATACAAGTACAGGTGGGTGAGTGTTGCAGCCGAGGAGACCGCGAGCTTGGCATTCTATGCGGTTATGTTCTTTATGTTCAGGCCCGTGGAGAGGAACCAGTACTTTGTGCTTGACGAGGATGAAGAGGAGGCAGCTCAGGCAGCACTCCGAGAAGAGGAATTCGAGCTCTGA
- the LOC120282423 gene encoding uncharacterized protein LOC120282423 isoform X2 translates to MSWLRSAVNKAVEVSGRRASVSRTVRSYADTFAGGARILQDRMGMRNRRSFRNTVKRLEEIAISSKGEERVQLLRRWLVALRQIERVPGGIVDDRDSVPYDKPNSPNRNASLDLSYCSDVGGDLSNFREVFLQSQALEGITMSMILEEPNEEEASLLLEIFGLCFTGGKEVQSTVIGSIRNLAKAFSHYQDEVLVKREELLQYAQSAISGLKLNPEITRIDAEASELWKSVNKMKGLQESSSNGLDMTSRDTALPTVEALKNALAEIQLCSRLEMLLLKKQSIKNGDSAESHSQKVHKLKILAESLANSSTKAEMRIVDQRRQTEEAHNFRVAKASEVSEIEKELVTEILDLERQRDELEVELKKINTRLTAALTRLQKSREERNQFDEASNQIVLHLKAKEDELSRSVASCKLEGDVVHSWINFLESTWVHQSANTDLKEKQTNDELEKYESYFMKLIKHHLLACKVEVGSCLTHIKTIVDNLKIFSEGSAIKSISSDDISNETNPRQILEEDYLKAETK, encoded by the exons ATGTCTTGGCTGAGATCAGCTGTGAACAAGGCCGTCGAGGTCAGCGGCCGTAGGGCCAGCGTTTCACGCACCGTCCGGAGTTATGCCGACACCTTCGCCGGCGGCGCCAGGATCCTTCAAGATCGCATG GGTATGCGGAATCGAAGAAGTTTTAGGAACACTGTGAAAAGACTTGAGGAGATTGCTATTTCGAGTAAGGGAGAGGAGAGGGTTCAGCTCCTTAGGAGATGGTTGGTCGCATTGAGGCAGATTGAGAGAGTGCCCGGAGGTATTGTGGATGATAGAGATTCAGTTCCTTATGATAAACCTAATTCCCCTAATCGAAATGCTTCTCTG GACTTATCTTATTGTTCTGATGTGGGTGGTGATCTCTCCAATTTCCGGGAGGTGTTCCTCCAGAGTCAAGCTCTCGAAGGCATTACAATGTCCATG ATTCTGGAAGAACCAAATGAGGAAGAAGCTTCACTACTCTTGGAGATATTTGG ACTCTGTTTTACAGGAGGGAAGGAAGTCCAGAGTACAGTCATTGGCAGCATAAGAAATTTAGCCAAGGCATTCTCACATTACCAAGATGAAGTTCTG GTAAAGCGAGAAGAGTTGCTCCAGTATGCTCAAAGTGCCATTTCAGGCCTGAAATTGAATCCTGAAATTACAAG AATAGATGCTGAAGCCTCTGAGTTGTGGAAAAGCgttaataaaatgaaaggacTGCAAGAATCTTCATCAAATGGCTTGGACATGACATCAAGAGACACGGCCCTTCCAACAGTTGAG GCTCTCAAAAATGCACTTGCAGAAATTCAACTATGTTCTAGATTGGAAATGCTATTGCTGAAGAAGCAATCCATAAAGAATGGAGACTCTGCGGAGAGCCACTCTCAGAAG GTTCATAAGTTAAAAATTTTGGCAGAATCTCTTGCTAACTCATCCACAAAAGCAGAAATGCGTATTGTTGATCAACG ACGACAGACTGAAGAGGCACATAACTTTCGTGTGGCTAAAGCTAGTGAAGTGTCTGAAATTGAGAAG gaATTGGTGACTGAGATTCTTGACCTCGAGAGGCAAAGAGACGAACTCGAGGTTGAGCTAAAGAAG ATCAATACGCGCTTGACCGCTGCTCTAACAAGACTTCAGAAGAGCAGGGAAGAGAGAAACCAGTTTGATGAAGCCAGTAATCAAATTGTCCTTCACTTGAAAGCAAAG GAAGATGAACTCTCAAGATCTGTTGCTTCATGTAAACTAGAAGGAGATGTTGTCCACTCATGGATTAATTTCTTGGAGAGTACCTGGGTTCATCAGTCTGCCAATACTGATCTGAAGGAGAAGCAGACCAA TGATGAACTTGAGAAATACGAAAGCTACTTTATGAAATTGATCAAGCATCACCTTTTGGCTTGCAAG GTGGAGGTGGGATCCTGCCTAACTCATATCAAGACAATTGTCGACAACTTGAAAATATTCTCTGAGGG GTCAGCAATAAAATCAATATCAAGCGATGATATCTCAAATGAAACAAACCCCCGTCAAATTCTTGAGGAGGATTATCTAAAAGCCGAAACAAAG TAA